The following coding sequences are from one Leishmania braziliensis MHOM/BR/75/M2904 complete genome, chromosome 36 window:
- a CDS encoding putative replication factor C, subunit 5, protein MLWVDRYRPKTLKDVELYPELREVLTRLSKAQDLPHLLFYGPSGSGKKTRAMAMLHEIYGPSVYSVRLEHKSVQVSDSKVVDIATLSSPHHIDINPSDAGYYDRSIVMQMIREIAQTVPLHTTVNSGKSVPYKVVVLNEVDKMSRSAQHALRRTMEKYMSTCRLFLLCNSTSRLISPLRSRCLGIRVALHSKENLKLAVQRVCEGEGRPLPSEAFLHALALRSDGNLRRGLLMLEASAMTRVDWSGNGATIPQADWKLFLDEISHDIVAEQTPKRLHEVRLKFYDLLAQCISGETILKTLVDSLLTAVPPTLQRPLIELAAKYDHNMKLGTKPILHLEAFVAGVMKLIKQH, encoded by the coding sequence ATGCTGTGGGTGGACCGGTATCGACCAAAGACTCTCAAGGATGTCGAACTATACCCAGAGTTGAGGGAGGTGCTAACCCGCCTTTCCAAGGCGCAGGATCTTCCGCATCTCTTGTTCTACGGCCCGTCGGGCAGCGGTAAGAAGACACGCGCCATGGCCATGCTACATGAAATCTACGGCCCCAGTGTTTACTCGGTACGTCTGGAGCACAAGAGCGTGCAGGTGTCTGACAGCAAGGTCGTGGACATCGCCACTCTCAGCTCACCCCATCACATCGATATTAACCCATCCGACGCCGGCTACTACGATCGCTCCATTGTTATGCAGATGATCCGTGAGATCGCGCAGACGGTACCGCTGCACACCACGGTCAACAGCGGAAAGAGCGTGCCATACAAAGTGGTGGTGCTTAACGAAGTGGATAAGATGAGCCGCAGTGCCCAGCATGCGCTTCGCCGGACAATGGAAAAGTACATGAGCACctgccgcctcttcctcctctgcaacTCAACCTCGCGCCTTATCTCGCCACTGCGGTCTCGTTGCCTCGGAATTCGCGTTGCCTTGCACTCAAAGGAAAATCTGAAGCTGGCCGTGCAGCGCGTgtgcgagggagagggccgACCGCTTCCGTCGGAGGCGTTCTTGCACGCACTCGCGCTGCGCTCTGATGGCAACCTGCGCCGCGGGCTCTTAATGCTGGAGGCGTCCGCGATGACGAGGGTGGATTGGAGCGGCAACGGTGCCACAATACCACAGGCGGACTGGAAGTTGTTTCTGGACGAAATCTCGCACGACATTGTGGCGGAGCAGACACCGAAGAGGCTGCACGAGGTGCGCCTTAAGTTCTACGATCTCCTCGCCCAGTGCATCTCTGGTGAGACCATCCTGAAGACACTGGTGGATAGCTTGCTGACGGCTGTGCCGCCGACCCTTCAGCGCCCACTGATTGAACTCGCCGCCAAGTACGACCACAACATGAAGCTCGGGACGAAGCCAATTCTGCATCTCGAGGCATTTGTGGCAGGTGTCATGAAGCTCATCAAACAACATTAG